From Anopheles arabiensis isolate DONGOLA chromosome 3, AaraD3, whole genome shotgun sequence, a single genomic window includes:
- the LOC120902507 gene encoding uncharacterized protein LOC120902507, producing the protein MADRNLHGVRFDNGIPRQVAHPPWPSLRSVNPVDLQKSTRVSSNESASFYANPPLPNKNIPLEAPSQHQKNRYMRTPGQNRISTKMPTPHRGVVGEAWYVKRARAQPESVMFPLLWWRAVCCNAFVKTEHCAEMAITEQHLERELGANNQTGASYEREKNRHKQRKLTQSSRPNSITIRQEKLIEKRAEVK; encoded by the exons ATGGCAGACCGGAATTTACACGGCGTGAGGTTTGATAATGGCATTCCGAGACAGGTGGCACATCCTCCCTGGCCTTCGCTTCGCTCGGTCAACCCGGTTGACCTACAAAAGAGCACAAG AGTATCATCGAATGAAAGCGCATCATTTTACGCCAACCCTCCCCTCCCAAATAAGAACATTCCACTTGAAGCACCTTCGCAACATCAAAAGAACCGGTACATGCGGACACCGGGACAGAACAGAATCAGCACAAAAATGCCCACCCCCCACAGAGGGGTAGTGGGTGAAGCGTGGTATGTGAAACGTGCACGAGCCCAACCGGAAAGTGTAATGTTTCCGTTACTGTGGTGGCGTGCTGTGTGTTGCAATGCATTCGTAAAAACAGAACACTGTGCCGAAATGG CAATTACAGAACAACACCTCGAACGAGAGCTTGGAGCAAACAACCAGACAGGCGCCAGCTACGAGCgggaaaaaaacagacacaaacagAGGAAGCTCACCCAAAGCTCAAGGCCAAATTCCATCACCATCAGGCAGGAAAAACTGATTGAAAAACGCGCTGAGGTGAAGTAA